GGAATCGACCGGGCTTTTCACCAATAAAGACGCGGCGGTCAAGCACATCACCTCCGGCGGCGCCAAGAAAGTCATTATCACCGCGCCGGCCAAGGGCCAGGACCTGACCGTGGTGATCGGCGTGAACGACAGTAACTACGATCCCGCCAAGCATCACGTGGTTTCGAATGCCTCGTGTACGACAAACTGCTTGACGCCGGTGGCTAAAGTCATTCTGGAAAAATTCGGCATTAAAAGCGGTTTGATGACCACGATTCACGCTTACACCAACGATCAACGGATTCTCGATTTGCCGCACAAAGATTTGCGTCGCGCCCGCGCCGCCGCTTTGTCGATGATTCCGACCACCACCGGCGCTGCTAAAGCCGTGGCGGAAGTGATTCCCGAGCTGAAAGGCAAAATGGATGGCATTTCCGTGCGCGTGCCCACGCCCAACGTTTCGCTGGTCGATGTCACCTTCGAAGTCGAGAAGGCCACCTCGGTCGAAGAAGTCAACAAGGCGTTCATCGAAGCAGCCGACGGCAAGATGAAAGGCATTTTGGGATACACCAACGAGCCGCTGGTGTCGATCG
This window of the Cytophagia bacterium CHB2 genome carries:
- the gap gene encoding type I glyceraldehyde-3-phosphate dehydrogenase, with the translated sequence MAIQVGINGFGRIGRNIFRAAMNDKDIEFVAVNDITDAKTLAHLLKYDSILGNLDAQVVAKDNNILVNGKPVRVYSEKDPANLKWRDLGVDIVVESTGLFTNKDAAVKHITSGGAKKVIITAPAKGQDLTVVIGVNDSNYDPAKHHVVSNASCTTNCLTPVAKVILEKFGIKSGLMTTIHAYTNDQRILDLPHKDLRRARAAALSMIPTTTGAAKAVAEVIPELKGKMDGISVRVPTPNVSLVDVTFEVEKATSVEEVNKAFIEAADGKMKGILGYTNEPLVSIDFRMNPNSSIVDLLSTFVNNDGKTVKVFSWYDNEWGFSCRVIDLIHLMARSL